One region of Fragaria vesca subsp. vesca linkage group LG4, FraVesHawaii_1.0, whole genome shotgun sequence genomic DNA includes:
- the LOC101297924 gene encoding zinc finger CCCH domain-containing protein 14-like, producing the protein METNSTSTPSSNSTSSDFASSMYSCSIFPPKFTLPNSLSLTPSTLSDEDGDHRHEDCNTMHRLGQAQLVLECEELRDHLRKLNNEADSLRRENAVLRSANTGLVKLLKNLFNASSYVNHPFMADELKPLGFGVFSPRDGDEASDISPTSVIMEQKRFNADRFSLPKSISVLSSSSGYNNQPPLHEGLARVADQEGASGAMQVKKAKAWYNQGMVKTELCNKWQESGACPYGDNCQFAHGVRELRPVMRHPRYKTQICRMVLTGGTCPYGHRCHFRHSLNDHQHR; encoded by the exons ATGGAGACCAACAGTACTAGCACCCCTTCCTCAAACTCCACTTCATCAGATTTCGCCAGCTCCATGTATAGCTGCTCCATTTTCCCGCCAAAGTTCACACTCCCTAACTCCCTTTCTCTAACGCCCTCCACGCTCTCCGATGAAGACGGAGACCACCGCCATGAGGACTGCAACACCATGCACCGCCTCGGCCAAGCTCAGCTCGTTCTCGAGTGCGAGGAGCTTCGTGATCACCTCCGGAAGCTTAACAACGAGGCAGACTCCCTTCGCCGCGAGAACGCTGTGCTTCGATCTGCAAACACTGGTCTTGTCAAGCTTCTCAAGAACTTGTTCAATGCGTCGAGTTATGTGAACCACCCTTTCATGGCCGATGAGTTGAAGCCACTCGGATTCGGCGTATTTAGCCCTCGTGATGGCGACGAGGCCTCCGATATTAGCCCCACCAGCGTCATCATGGAGCAAAAGCGGTTCAACGCCGACCGATTCTCACTCCCGAAAAGCATTTCGGTTCTCTCCTCCTCCTCCGGTTACAATAACCAACCACCGCTGCATGAGGGTCTTGCAAGG GTGGCGGATCAAGAGGGGGCTAGTGGCGCAATGCAAGTGAAGAAAGCGAAGGCATGGTACAACCAGGGGATGGTGAAGACGGAGCTCTGCAACAAGTGGCAGGAGAGCGGCGCGTGCCCTTATGGAGACAACTGTCAGTTTGCTCACGGCGTTAGAGAGCTGCGTCCGGTGATGCGGCACCCGCGTTACAAGACTCAGATCTGCAGGATGGTCCTCACCGGCGGCACCTGTCCCTACGGTCACCGCTGCCACTTCCGCCACTCCCTCAACGACCACCAACATAGATGA
- the LOC101298214 gene encoding uncharacterized protein LOC101298214 has protein sequence MDCDTCVGSKPEPDSHSKSSEIVSPLNLKQELPTSSSSSGFQDFKMGSENETLVGLSGIQESLEDALDVKKKQLLEQVEAMAEEKVTSLKVQVIDETALIQTLPMGFLGHGDAKQQVNGKKARNQPRKEKLANGFKHEAQAGSSGGGKKKKTTYSRMELEALRFVNPAGQNKLWKHVYNGLGPVVAREYDHLAISVQHQKNIQFNSDHRKRYWKMDEVPGILGESLGNSVNNDTHDVSLLDPVCSYDVNNENGYPYPEKECSEDDDSDEEYANIQRPAFWVEGEPNFESGSPEDGFEYLRRVRWEAAQIPKVRVAKVDRSKFNREQSDYMPKIPEIAKCPEQLLPLKQWEDAFLSEFSELRLGLSRFEGSSANTSGDSQSKVILHKSCSSPQPPVNIVFENFAHVKSMEVDCTENFNYQPSLLTAEGSASPPVENFSPKASVDHSSRDSPLLSVIFRLDSVARVSMLRKRIKAAQDTSTLSRDDCLWLFALCAVVDTPLDADTSASLRSLLRKCAALRATKSTLDDELIMLNILAAISGRYFGQSES, from the exons ATGGATTGTGATACATGCGTCGGCAGCAAGCCAGAGCCAGATAGCCACTCCAAGTCGTCTGAGATCGTTTCGCCTCTGAATCTGAAGCAAGAACTGCCCACTTCTTCTTCTTCTTCTGGATTTCAAGATTTCAAGATGGGTTCTGAGAATGAAACCCTTGTGGGTCTCTCTGGAATTCAAGAAAGCCTTGAGGATGCCTTGGATGTGAAAAAGAAGCAATTGTTGGAGCAAGTTGAAGCCATGGCTGAGGAAAAGGTCACATCTTTGAAAGTCCAAGTGATTGATGAGACTGCGTTGATTCAAACTTTGCCAATGGGTTTTCTGGGTCATGGGGATGCAAAGCAACAAGTCAATGGGAAAAAGGCAAGAAACCAACCAAGGAAAGAGAAGCTGGCAAATGGGTTCAAGCATGAGGCTCAAGCTGGCAGCTCAGGAGGTGGCAAGAAGAAGAAGACCACTTACTCAAGGATGGAGTTGGAGGCCTTGCGATTTGTGAACCCTGCAGGACAAAACAAGCTGTGGAAACATGTGTATAATGGGCTTGGGCCCGTTGTGGCAAGGGAGTATGATCATCTGGCAATCTCTGTGCAGCATCAGAAGAACATCCAGTTCAACTCTGATCATCGAAAGCGCTATTGGAAGATGGATGAGGTTCCTGGCATTCTTG GGGAATCACTAGGAAACTCAGTCAATAATGATACCCACGATGTCAGTCTCCTGGACCCTGTTTGCAGTTATGATGTTAACAATGAAAATGGGTACCCATATCCAGAAAAAGAGTGCAGCGAAGATGATGACAGTGACGAAGAGTATGCTAACATTCAGAGACCTGCCTTTTGGGTTGAAGGAGAACCCAACTTTGAGTCTGGGTCACCAGAAGATGGATTTGAGTACCTTAGGCGTGTGAG GTGGGAAGCTGCTCAAATTCCAAAAGTGAGGGTAGCCAAGGTTGATAGAAGTAAATTTAATAGAGAGCAGAGTGATTATATGCCCAAAATTCCTGAGATTGCTAAATGTCCAGAACAATTGCTGCCGCTCAAACAGTGGGAGGATGCTTTTCTTTCTGAGTTTTCAGAGCTAAGGCTG GGTCTGTCTCGTTTTGAGGGTTCTAGTGCCAACACATCTGGAGATTCGCAATCGAAAGTTATTCTTCACAAGAGCTGCTCCTCCCCTCAGCCACCGGTCAATATTGTTTTTGAAAATTTTGCTCATGTCAAGTCTATGGAAGTCGACTGCACTGAAAACTTCAATTATCAGCCATCCTTGTTGACTGCTGAAGGGAGTGCCTCACCCCCTGTGGAAAACTTCAGTCCTAAAGCTTCTGTGGATCATAGTTCCAGAGACTCCCCTTTGTTGTCCGTGATTTTTAGATTGGACTCTGTTGCCAGAGTATCTATGTTGAGAAAACGCATAAAGGCAGCACAGGACACCAGCACACTGTCAAGGGATGATTGTCTGTGGCTATTTGCACTGTGTGCAGTAGTTGATACTCCACTGGATGCTGACACCAGTGCTTCTTTACGTAGTCTTCTAAGGAAGTGTGCTGCACTGCGAGCTACAAAATCTACACTTGACGACGAGTTAATAATGTTGAATATTCTTGCCGCAATATCAGGTAGATATTTCGGGCAATCAGAAAGCTGA